From the genome of Salarias fasciatus chromosome 22, fSalaFa1.1, whole genome shotgun sequence:
CACTCTGAGTTGAAAGTCAATGATCATTTGAATGAGAGGAGCAGCGGGAAAGTCCATGCATATAATTCCAAAGCGCAGGTTCTGGTTGCCTTTGGCACTCAGGTAGTCGTACAGCTGTGGATTGATGCGCTGGGCGACGGCTCTCGGGTAGGCAAACACTCCGGCTCCACTGCTGAAGGTGAGAAAGATCTGCCCCTTGTTCCCTGTCGGCGCCGCCTCCAGGTGATTGTACACACTTTGCCATttgtcctccacctgcaggagaGTCGGAACCTGCGGGGGAAAGCACAGGATTAATCCTCTCAATGCGGGTCAGGGCTGGTTATAAGTCATGCAACACCAAGTGTCATCATGActactctttaaaaaaattggAAGTGCTCACACCTTCCAGGCATCAGCTATGTCCAGGGAGTTGTAGCGCATGCCCAGGTCTGGCCCATCAAAGTTCTGCAGCACGATGAGCTTCCCTCGGGCCTCGCCCATGGTCGGCACCAGCCTGCTGTGCCACAGCAGGTCCCAGTGAGCGTAGCGGTGGATGTAGTCCACCACGGCGCCGTAGATGTCGTACGTCTCGCTGAACTCTTCCTTCAGGCGCATCAGCACCGTCTCACTGGGATATTCCTGCAGGAACTCGGACACGCCCTCCAGGACGTGGCCGAAGTGCCCCCGCTGGTAGGACACCCCGTGGTGGAGGGTGAGGCTCCCATTGACGTGACGCACGCGGATGTCCAGGAAGCGGACGCCCGCTCGGAGCTGGGAGGACAGGCTCCAGGTCTGGCACTCGGCGTAGATGCCGCCGTACAGGGCGATGGTGTTGTGGGTGCCGGGCATGGTGACCTCCGACAGCGGCAGGTCGTCGGGGATGCCGGCCATCCAGGCTGGATTGAGGAACTCTGGGTTTGGAGTGTCGTCATAGTCGGGTCTCTGAATGGCGCCATAACTCAGGGGAAGaacgctgtcagacacacagagaggacaTGAACGCTCATTCAGCTCACTGACAGGCCCAGGGGTTTTTCAGGCATTTGTTTTACTTAAATGCGAGCGCATTaaagcgaaaaaaaaagaaagaaaagcatcaaAAAGTATACCAGAAGGAAGAAACAATGCAAAACAGTAATaattctaattaaaaaaaaaactcataatgAATATAAATTGGGATGCTATTTTACAagatgattaaaataaaatccaaacagGATTGCTACAGACTGATCTAAACATAT
Proteins encoded in this window:
- the LOC115409637 gene encoding uncharacterized protein LOC115409637; the protein is MKSSIRQGPAKMDKLLTQLMVLLGVLPLSYGAIQRPDYDDTPNPEFLNPAWMAGIPDDLPLSEVTMPGTHNTIALYGGIYAECQTWSLSSQLRAGVRFLDIRVRHVNGSLTLHHGVSYQRGHFGHVLEGVSEFLQEYPSETVLMRLKEEFSETYDIYGAVVDYIHRYAHWDLLWHSRLVPTMGEARGKLIVLQNFDGPDLGMRYNSLDIADAWKVPTLLQVEDKWQSVYNHLEAAPTGNKGQIFLTFSSGAGVFAYPRAVAQRINPQLYDYLSAKGNQNLRFGIICMDFPAAPLIQMIIDFQLRVVEKNRQAFYPLRSKTNMKYLPSSLTKKMSRHFTADI